The segment gtcaaaatgtttgttgtaaaataaactttaacattttccaattcAAAAACACCAACtatgaaattgttttcaaatcaGAACATttcagaaaaacaataattttcaaacagtttttatttttaataataaaataacttaacacaattgtaaatatattgtattggatatttaaaatgaattaaaataaaatttacaaatgtacctttaagtaataaaatatttacatattaaaatatgacgcgtacatcgttttaaaaagtttttaatttatatggtataaattaaaaattcacataatattgtgcTATTTTCCTTAACTGGAATTGGTCGTTTTTTTAGATCATCGTACAATTCCCAGCTGTGCGTACCCCTTTTAGCATAAGCTGTATAATGACCTACCGAATTCCTTAATCCACTTTTtcctttataaaaatgtatagcacCACGAAGTTCATATATGGTGCTTTCATACACAAGTATTTGTGGAATGTCCTTCAGCTTAACTTGAACCATGCTAGCTGCTTCAGTACTACACATGGATGTAGTTGGATCATTAcctaccaaaaatataaatatatttagatttttagccgatgataaaaattattgtttacttatagaattaaaaacttatttaccaTCCCATTGCAAgacatcaataaataaatggtgggttgatatttttgaatgtacAGTTTTTATACCATCACAATTCTCActacatttcaaatattgtacACTGGTACGTTCTTTGATGAAATTCTGTAAGCCACTCAAGTTTTCATTATGTCCAGTCTGATATGTTAAAAACATCAATTGGCACTTTGAAGTTTTAATGCAATGGTTGGaagaacattttgaaaattcttcGATTGTTGGATAATCGTTGAGCAAAGCTTTTATAACATGACCCATGGTAGCATCACATTTAGCTAATGTGATGTTATACTGCAATGGTTGTATTtctggttttaaaaaattcattataacttCAGTTCTTTTAGAGTAAGTTGAGGATGTAATTCCATTTTTCACTAAACttgaaatgaaattgaaatactTATTGTCATTGATAGAATCTATGAATGTTGAATATATTTGACTATCACAATATGATAACTGaaacaattgtattttaaagtggtagtttataaaataacatagatgatttaagtttaatattatcatagcactgtgttttaaaattgtaaactcACTAAAACATAGAAAGAATTggattatgtatattaaaaaatgattttaaccaACTGTCATacacatttttgattaaaaatataaaattataccaacAGTTATTGTTACTTACCATTAGAATAGACGATAA is part of the Aphis gossypii isolate Hap1 unplaced genomic scaffold, ASM2018417v2 Contig00750, whole genome shotgun sequence genome and harbors:
- the LOC126555213 gene encoding uncharacterized protein LOC126555213; this encodes MSLKGASLIRIGNNLHTTTEEVEDPYNTDLNHSFSFELLGTHSVNDQQDCSLSLPHDLNNSCLSRTESPSFVFAKFKDYDENEALVVVDTVNKQTNLNEEEFTSNEEFYKSSNTLNRYNAMSVDNDIVNDRQASFTEENAALEEWNRKSIKQRKSSSYLVPNPHLKHLNLKNSNKIQSLPILKNGSRFQDLKSSRTSNKTDRIVLSNTCAFDGLSSILMLSYCDSQIYSTFIDSINDNKYFNFISSLVKNGITSSTYSKRTEVIMNFLKPEIQPLQYNITLAKCDATMGHVIKALLNDYPTIEEFSKCSSNHCIKTSKCQLMFLTYQTGHNENLSGLQNFIKERTSVQYLKCSENCDGIKTVHSKISTHHLFIDVLQWDGNDPTTSMCSTEAASMVQVKLKDIPQILVYESTIYELRGAIHFYKGKSGLRNSVGHYTAYAKRGTHSWELYDDLKKRPIPVKENKTDQVLNNTKKKKRSVAP